From the genome of Bosea sp. Tri-49, one region includes:
- a CDS encoding ferric reductase-like transmembrane domain-containing protein: MPASRADKGRRSIAWLAIAAVATIPVVAAGLSPLQRGRELLWVIGGMAGVVALSLLFVQPLLTATAPVLLPAARGLRWHRWGGIAIVAAVALHIGALYAYSPEDVMDALLLVAPTPFSLYGVISLWCLVLTAILAATRRHLRFSHRNWRIAHSVLAVAIVSAGAVHAVLIEGAMEDISKLAICIAALAATTVGALEINVLGPLRRRRNLLRA, translated from the coding sequence ATGCCGGCAAGTCGAGCTGACAAGGGCCGGCGGAGCATCGCCTGGCTGGCGATCGCGGCCGTCGCCACCATACCCGTGGTTGCGGCGGGGCTAAGCCCGCTCCAGCGCGGCCGCGAGCTTCTCTGGGTCATCGGCGGCATGGCCGGCGTCGTGGCGCTCAGCCTGCTGTTCGTGCAGCCGCTGCTGACCGCGACCGCTCCGGTGCTGCTGCCCGCCGCGCGCGGCTTGCGCTGGCATCGCTGGGGCGGAATCGCGATCGTCGCCGCAGTCGCGCTGCATATCGGGGCGCTTTACGCCTATAGCCCCGAGGATGTGATGGATGCGCTGCTCTTGGTCGCGCCGACGCCGTTCTCGCTCTACGGCGTGATCAGCCTGTGGTGCCTCGTCCTCACCGCCATCCTCGCCGCGACGCGCCGGCACTTGCGCTTCTCCCATCGGAACTGGCGCATCGCCCACAGCGTGCTGGCCGTGGCGATCGTCAGCGCAGGGGCGGTTCACGCAGTCCTGATCGAAGGGGCGATGGAAGATATCTCGAAGCTCGCGATCTGCATTGCCGCGCTGGCTGCGACCACGGTCGGCGCGCTCGAGATCAATGTCCTCGGCCCGTTGCGCCGGCGCCGCAATCTGCTGCGGGCCTAG
- a CDS encoding methyl-accepting chemotaxis protein, with the protein MSKTEKPARQKASRVGIAARIYAALGVLTVLTIAASLVAWFSYGRVGSTVADMVERKMPVVELALELSQAATASTALAPRFMEVQTVRERAALTGEFDKVEARQFDLVRKIGEQGNVDNKKAQSALDNLSRQINDINDLTGERLRVASESAAALEKLGKAYDAFVKAASGEAEQAKFAVTFGLDDLAVLSGEALTGAVKTLMDRDFAIFDLARTLQANVNEMVGVLREIAQINDKEKLGLARERFNGIAYRLRTLLADAEKITSNKARASTVEALIAVGEGTEGLVDIRNRDITTREGIARGLKEVDQAAAQLRREVDALVQGARGEAQAAVVSTQALIETSKLWLGIIGLGSLVVALALALFYVRRQIVGRLNRLWAATRAIADGQLETQVETKGNDEIADISKSVLLFRDNAVALRAAELAKVEDEERAREQRQQMMAELGEAFGVVVAAAAQGDFSRRVDANFADAELNALAGSVNELLETVQAGLSETCEVLGHLSDGRLVARVEGRYQGAFAELKNGTNSLAGEFESTLARLSETVSAVRSATSEILDGVTDLAERTSEESNAVSVATNQLGAFASNVQKTAKDAAQAVGMAQSAEERAQQGEQVVASALEAMHRIRVSSSKISEVISMIDEIAFQTNLLALNAAVEAARAGDAGKGFAVVASEVRSLAKRSADASNDVKKLVEAAHGDVKVGVGLVEQSSAVFGSILTSVNDLSALMNGISQTARGQATDVSTINREIDGIGTMAHQNAALVEETNAALALTDEQTRSLTEHISRFSFREGGAAEHEHEQARAA; encoded by the coding sequence ATGTCGAAGACTGAGAAGCCTGCGCGCCAGAAGGCGTCGCGTGTCGGCATCGCCGCCCGCATCTATGCGGCGCTCGGCGTCCTGACGGTGTTGACGATCGCGGCTTCGCTGGTCGCCTGGTTTTCCTATGGCCGGGTCGGCAGCACGGTCGCCGACATGGTCGAGCGCAAGATGCCGGTGGTCGAGCTGGCGCTTGAACTGTCGCAGGCCGCTACGGCCTCGACGGCGCTGGCGCCGCGCTTCATGGAAGTGCAGACCGTGCGCGAGCGCGCGGCCCTGACCGGCGAATTCGACAAGGTCGAAGCCCGGCAGTTCGACCTGGTGCGCAAGATCGGCGAGCAGGGCAATGTCGATAACAAGAAGGCGCAGTCCGCGCTCGACAACCTCTCGCGCCAGATCAACGACATCAACGACCTGACCGGCGAGCGCCTGCGTGTCGCCTCGGAATCGGCCGCCGCGCTGGAGAAGCTCGGCAAGGCCTATGACGCCTTCGTCAAGGCGGCAAGCGGCGAGGCCGAGCAGGCCAAGTTCGCGGTGACCTTCGGGCTCGACGATCTCGCCGTGCTCTCCGGCGAGGCGCTGACCGGTGCGGTCAAGACGCTGATGGACCGCGACTTCGCCATCTTTGACCTGGCGCGGACGCTGCAGGCCAATGTCAACGAGATGGTCGGCGTGCTGCGCGAGATCGCGCAGATCAACGACAAGGAGAAGCTCGGCCTTGCCCGCGAGCGCTTCAACGGCATCGCCTACCGGCTGCGGACGCTCTTGGCCGACGCCGAGAAGATCACCAGTAACAAGGCGCGGGCCAGCACGGTCGAGGCCCTGATCGCGGTCGGCGAGGGCACCGAAGGTCTTGTCGACATCCGCAATCGCGATATCACCACCCGCGAAGGCATCGCCCGCGGGCTGAAGGAGGTCGATCAGGCGGCGGCTCAACTGCGCCGTGAGGTCGATGCGCTCGTGCAGGGCGCGCGCGGCGAGGCGCAGGCCGCCGTCGTTTCGACGCAGGCACTGATCGAGACAAGCAAGCTCTGGCTCGGCATCATCGGTCTTGGCTCGCTCGTCGTCGCGCTGGCGCTGGCGCTGTTCTATGTCCGGCGCCAGATCGTCGGCCGCCTCAACCGGCTCTGGGCCGCGACCCGGGCGATCGCCGATGGTCAGCTCGAGACTCAGGTCGAGACGAAGGGCAACGACGAGATCGCCGACATCTCGAAGAGCGTGCTGCTCTTCCGCGACAATGCGGTGGCGCTGCGCGCCGCCGAGCTCGCCAAGGTCGAGGACGAGGAGCGCGCCCGCGAGCAGCGTCAGCAGATGATGGCGGAGCTTGGCGAGGCCTTCGGCGTGGTCGTCGCGGCGGCCGCCCAGGGTGATTTCAGCCGGCGCGTCGACGCCAACTTCGCCGATGCCGAGCTCAACGCGCTCGCCGGTTCGGTGAACGAGCTGCTCGAGACCGTCCAGGCCGGCTTGTCCGAGACCTGCGAGGTCCTCGGCCATCTTTCCGACGGCCGCCTGGTCGCCCGCGTCGAGGGCCGCTACCAGGGCGCCTTCGCCGAGCTGAAGAACGGCACCAACAGCCTCGCCGGCGAGTTCGAGAGCACGCTGGCGCGCCTGTCGGAGACCGTCTCGGCCGTGCGCAGCGCGACCAGCGAGATCCTCGACGGCGTCACCGACCTTGCCGAGCGCACCAGCGAAGAGAGCAACGCCGTCTCGGTAGCGACCAACCAGCTCGGCGCCTTCGCCAGCAATGTCCAGAAGACCGCCAAGGACGCCGCCCAGGCGGTCGGCATGGCCCAGAGCGCCGAGGAGCGCGCCCAGCAGGGCGAGCAGGTCGTCGCATCGGCGCTGGAAGCGATGCACCGCATCCGCGTCTCCTCCAGCAAGATCTCGGAAGTGATCTCGATGATCGACGAGATCGCCTTCCAGACCAATCTCCTGGCGCTCAACGCGGCGGTTGAAGCTGCTCGCGCCGGCGACGCCGGCAAGGGCTTCGCCGTCGTCGCCAGCGAGGTGCGCAGCCTCGCCAAGCGCTCGGCCGACGCCTCGAACGACGTCAAGAAGCTGGTCGAGGCGGCCCATGGCGACGTCAAGGTCGGCGTCGGCCTGGTCGAGCAGAGCTCAGCCGTGTTCGGCAGCATCCTGACCTCGGTCAACGATCTCTCGGCACTGATGAACGGCATCTCGCAGACCGCTCGCGGCCAGGCGACCGATGTCTCGACGATCAACCGCGAGATCGACGGCATCGGCACCATGGCGCACCAGAACGCCGCACTGGTCGAGGAGACCAATGCCGCGCTCGCTCTCACCGACGAGCAGACCCGCTCACTCACCGAGCACATCTCCCGCTTCAGCTTCCGCGAGGGCGGGGCAGCCGAGCACGAACACGAGCAGGCGAGAGCGGCCTGA
- a CDS encoding tyrosine-type recombinase/integrase codes for MYTGLRRGDACQLGRQHVRNGIITIKTEKTGETVVIPVLQPLKDSIAAAPTGDLTYIIGEHGRGFTKESFGNWFGDVCRKTNVKGSAHGLRKAGATRAAEQGASESELEAIFGWRGGRMASLYTRKANRERLAKHAASKLLPGQD; via the coding sequence TTGTACACCGGCCTGCGCCGCGGCGACGCCTGCCAGCTCGGGCGGCAGCATGTGCGCAACGGCATCATCACGATCAAGACCGAGAAGACCGGCGAGACCGTCGTCATTCCGGTGCTCCAGCCACTCAAGGATTCAATTGCGGCCGCGCCCACTGGCGACCTGACTTACATCATCGGCGAACACGGTCGAGGCTTTACGAAGGAGAGCTTCGGCAACTGGTTCGGCGACGTTTGCCGAAAAACCAACGTCAAGGGTAGCGCCCACGGCCTGCGCAAGGCGGGTGCCACCAGGGCGGCCGAACAAGGCGCTTCAGAAAGCGAGCTGGAGGCCATTTTCGGGTGGCGCGGAGGCCGGATGGCGTCGCTCTACACCCGGAAAGCCAATCGCGAACGACTGGCGAAGCACGCCGCTTCGAAGCTCCTACCGGGACAGGATTAG
- a CDS encoding acyltransferase family protein — translation MRGLACLLVIFLHVVIAPLPLSPGSWFDLARFRIQPFLIGGVDLFFILSGFLIAGILMDSRSSPNYFRSFWLARASRIFPVYYLMIAFSLVMNWVNANYPSVTAHLVGHATLSIWYYVAFVQNFALALLPGGRASLGVTWSLAIEEQFYLVLPFLVLLFRRRALVALAIGIILATPVIRAWVVQSVNWNAGYIITVCRLDALMMGFLVACIVRHDRSLDLARRAQWSLNWLAVFLIVLQLADFWGAVGQILERSGNSTVALVLICAQYPLINLAMACLLLNVFTREAGPLRWVFKTKILMTAGLVSYGAYMYHQVVNNALWGLLYGTGPSFKGWHHIYMPVLVLMITAVISWLSLRYFEMPVRRWAKERRAIDRASIGTMAAERG, via the coding sequence GTGCGTGGTCTCGCCTGCCTTCTGGTCATCTTTCTGCACGTCGTTATTGCGCCGCTTCCGCTGTCACCGGGGAGCTGGTTTGATCTCGCCCGGTTTCGCATCCAGCCCTTTCTCATCGGGGGCGTCGACCTGTTCTTCATCCTGTCCGGATTCCTGATTGCCGGAATTCTGATGGATAGCCGCTCATCGCCGAATTATTTCCGCTCGTTTTGGCTCGCGCGAGCATCGCGGATTTTCCCGGTTTATTACCTGATGATCGCATTCTCGCTCGTCATGAACTGGGTCAACGCGAACTATCCTTCGGTAACGGCTCATCTCGTGGGCCATGCGACGTTGTCGATCTGGTATTATGTTGCATTTGTGCAGAACTTTGCTCTGGCGCTCTTGCCGGGCGGACGAGCTTCCCTAGGGGTTACCTGGTCTCTGGCTATCGAAGAGCAGTTCTACTTGGTACTGCCGTTCCTGGTGCTACTGTTTCGGCGCCGGGCGCTCGTGGCTCTGGCGATTGGTATCATTCTCGCGACGCCTGTCATTCGGGCGTGGGTGGTTCAGAGCGTCAATTGGAACGCAGGCTATATCATCACTGTTTGCCGTCTCGACGCTTTGATGATGGGCTTTCTGGTTGCGTGCATTGTGCGGCACGATCGATCTCTGGATTTGGCGAGGCGAGCGCAGTGGTCGCTGAACTGGCTCGCAGTCTTCCTTATCGTGCTGCAGCTCGCCGATTTTTGGGGTGCGGTTGGCCAAATTTTGGAGCGTTCCGGTAATTCGACGGTCGCGCTGGTCCTTATCTGCGCTCAGTACCCTCTGATAAATCTCGCGATGGCGTGCTTGCTGCTGAACGTCTTCACGCGCGAGGCGGGGCCGTTGCGCTGGGTGTTCAAGACAAAAATACTCATGACGGCCGGCTTAGTCTCGTACGGCGCCTACATGTACCATCAGGTCGTCAACAATGCGCTTTGGGGCTTGCTCTATGGCACGGGGCCTTCTTTCAAGGGCTGGCATCATATCTACATGCCGGTCTTAGTGCTGATGATCACCGCCGTGATCTCGTGGCTTTCCCTACGCTATTTCGAGATGCCTGTGCGCCGCTGGGCCAAGGAGCGCCGCGCGATTGACCGCGCATCGATAGGAACCATGGCAGCAGAGCGGGGCTAA
- a CDS encoding twin-arginine translocation pathway signal — translation MTVTIIHPNRRILLLGAAAAGVVGLLPRHLASASAQTGAHAPTETMRGGANNYIPNAPLVENLGTGFVASGLVRKAGSGEPLRNLRIQIWAATDRGGEREPSNRGSVMTDANGRYRFDISPIVPQFGQPHIHIAYDDPGFATLFLRPVLNSRHDKSMAVDFVLAPPAGNAGKSS, via the coding sequence ATGACCGTGACGATCATCCATCCCAACCGCCGGATCCTGCTCCTTGGTGCAGCGGCTGCCGGCGTCGTCGGCCTGCTGCCGCGCCATCTTGCTTCCGCGAGTGCGCAGACCGGCGCCCATGCTCCGACCGAGACGATGCGCGGCGGCGCCAATAACTACATTCCGAACGCGCCTTTGGTCGAAAACCTCGGAACCGGCTTCGTCGCCTCGGGGCTCGTCCGGAAAGCCGGTAGCGGCGAGCCGCTGCGCAATCTCCGCATCCAGATCTGGGCGGCGACCGATCGTGGCGGCGAGCGCGAGCCGAGCAATCGCGGCAGTGTCATGACCGACGCGAACGGCCGCTATCGGTTCGATATCTCGCCGATCGTTCCGCAGTTCGGCCAGCCGCACATCCATATCGCCTATGATGATCCCGGCTTTGCGACCCTGTTCCTGCGGCCGGTGCTGAACAGCCGCCACGACAAGAGCATGGCCGTCGACTTCGTCCTCGCTCCCCCGGCGGGCAATGCCGGCAAGTCGAGCTGA